In Neodiprion pinetum isolate iyNeoPine1 chromosome 6, iyNeoPine1.2, whole genome shotgun sequence, one genomic interval encodes:
- the LOC124222242 gene encoding bridge-like lipid transfer protein family member 3B isoform X3 encodes MVSIIKNQLLKHLSRFTKNLSADKINLSTFKGEGELTNLELDEIVLTDLLELPSWLRLTSAWCNRVTFRIQWTKLKSVPIFLSLDEVHIEVETCEDLRSMSTPQGLSSYAGPAKYSFIHKVIDGMTVAVNTVSVTFKSPAFIASVQMSRIMVESKSPEWQRCDLRMTRLKDPDRGQLLIFKELEWQTVRIEACSTKDKELTPLRLLTNQARCRITIKKRISDCFVMGCRLVVILDDLLWVLTDSQLKAALHFLDSLGGLVEKATVLERKTKAARKLEVLPEYQAQISQQSRTKTQAHTAISRLFTRFDVVETSYHFLSQRIDLHLCDDPGPGRSSYPELSDGGALQVSLVKFQIDYYPYHLAMADRKHWAKYREGATPHSQWLQQSLNAFRSQFMDLIDSTRTQHSPLTRSQANVTGNSAKGSSDNLEKSAQQQSQSASVQEQKKTLNQPSGNPVKNYVLEQLAKLMTTCVIIRIDDFTLYKVTTSARKPVPKEFIAGDRDRFCFPEDVTILHAEFTYYYYPGDIPFPLPPPKFYVQLNPVQINFDTSSCLWFNSFALNLHHSLINRSEEAPPASPNLMYFDVKIEAILPRVIFESQQDHPNQRDRPKSLHIQTSRASITNVRSTERSSRADLAQCLNAFQMGQMFFGAEFPSQPGDYHVVTDKFLRHCAGTDGIRNPPQNFSSNSINEMVRQLSRELLWIEAKDVWCCHLEPVWGDFLGARAVGQNRAVPFLDAFPLTLWLHMKVKSSPDVEAPPTADIHGLAYISNLVSVQINHYQYLFLLRLAEIVSEMATFLAVDSNKILKVESGGSLVIGALIPQLEVTFVMPSQTPGKENSGGDLESVVPDSSSIADDLGGSGPWQNSAVNHRVDFSAKRMNTSNDVETPQSEVSSSLSMDFPRTDIVTQPVVTFKQNGTESIKPHSVPIAQQLISIEAQPIATSFRVHDRRKTEAQTEQPLPKPILIASTPPFMPNNFNAGFSSMKKGFSNLMTSIDSALKPSPEDGSSDTVSMRSDVSSDSENYVVVSLEEQERLDAAFAVDNTIRITTVEEASEVVEETPDTQSERSMDSVCRRRDLVSIATFKLSKVEFIQQSSGFASAIKVQVLNVGSEECPSIPWDEFQAKRKTKFSSRSRGWIELPCDSDCRSRIKVRLEHGLKNKEDYRRLSRASQSTSGSSRRSSKDRNAPLEPQVSSDNIDMQDKANVMALFEDRLEVKVADVPLTLSMSSVTGLTDLAEDEVIPKPISMQIYLENISLHLNEDRPPNNITSPGPIPIDLDISRLRISRDISGVFHIEPIVGTLVESSSAATISNGNIQSAKEIETESELTSLRQFTQQLKSDNEELKRRLAMFERLSAENSKLRRTKEESEVLRSCLNAAQEDVSVLLEEKRRLQETVRDLQSQLDQGTAGNSNRTSWSIKR; translated from the exons ATGGTGTCAATAATTAAAAACCAGTTGTTGAAACACCTGTCGAG GTTCACCAAGAATTTATCCGCCGATAAAATTAATCTGAGCACGTTCAAGGGTGAGGGAGAACTCACTAACTTGGAACTCGATGAAATTGTACTAACAGACCTACTGGAGCTGCCTTCTTGGTTGCGACTCACAAGCGCCTGGTGCAATAGAGTCACTTTTAGAATACAATGGACCAAGCTCAAAAGTGTTCCTATATTCTTG AGCTTGGACGAGGTTCATATCGAAGTAGAGACATGCGAGGACTTGAGGAGCATGTCAACGCCTCAAGGATTATCTTCCTATGCAGGACCTGCAAAGTATTCCTTTATTCACAAGGTGATCGATGGAATGACTGTTGCTGTTAATACAGTTTCTGTCACTTTCAAAAGCCCAGCGTTTATTGCCTCTGTTCAG ATGTCTCGTATCATGGTGGAGTCTAAATCTCCAGAGTGGCAGCGATGCGATCTCAGAATGACACGCCTGAAAGATCCTGATAGAGGACAATTACTCATATTTAAGGAACTGGAATGGCAGACTGTTAGGATAGAGGCTTGTAGTACTAAAGATAAAGAACTAACACCACTGCGGCTGCTTACCAATCAAGCTAGGTGTCGAATAACTATTAAAAAGAGAATATCTG ATTGTTTTGTAATGGGATGTAGGCTGGTTGTTATACTTGATGATCTTTTGTGGGTTTTAACGGATTCCCAATTGAAAGCGGCGCTCCACTTTCTTGACTCTCTTGGTGGACTTGTTGAAAAGGCTACTGTGTTGGAGAGAAAGACGAAAGCTGCTAGAAAGCTAGAG GTTTTGCCAGAGTATCAAGCACAAATTTCTCAGCAATCCAGGACAAAGACTCAAGCCCATACTGCAATATCTAGACTTTTCACAAGATTTGACGTTGTCGAAACCTCCTATCACTTTCTATCTCAGAGAATTGACTTACATTTATGCGACGATCCAGGGC CTGGCAGATCTTCATATCCAGAGCTCAGCGATGGTGGTGCACTCCAAGTATCTTTGGTCAAGTTTCAAATCGATTATTATCCGTATCATCTGGCTATGGCGGACAGGAAACATTGGGCCAAGTACAGGGAAGGGGCAACGCCGCACAGCCAGTGGCTGCAGCAGTCTTTAAATGCCTTTCGCAGCCAGTTTATGGATCTCATTGACTCGACAAGGACGCAGCATTCACCTCTGACTAGGAGTCAAGCCAATGTTACAG GTAACTCCGCTAAGGGCAGTTCGGATAATCTTGAAAAAAGTGCCCAACAACAATCGCAATCTGCCAGTGTCCAGGAACAAAAAAAGACTTTGAATCAACCCAGTGGTAATCCAGTGAAAAATTATGTGCTGGAACAATTGGCCAAGCTTATGACAACTTGTGTGATCATTAGAATAGACGATTTTACGCTTTATAAGGTGACAACGTCTGCTCGGAAACCTGTGCCAAAAGAATTCATCGCAG gGGATCGAGACCGATTTTGCTTTCCGGAGGACGTGACTATTCTACATGCGGAATTCACCTACTACTACTATCCAGGAGACATACCATTTCCAC TGCCACCACCGAAATTTTACGTACAACTTAATCCTGTTCAAATTAACTTTGATACTTCTTCCTGTTTGTGGTTCAACTCGTTTGCTTTAAATCTACATCATTCTCTGATAAACAGAAGCGAAGAAGCTCCTCCTGCTTCACCCAACTtgatgtactttgacgttaaaaTAGAAGCAATCCTTCCCAGG GTTATATTTGAAAGTCAACAAGACCACCCAAATCAAAGAGATCGTCCTAAGTCTCTTCATATCCAAACATCCAGAGCATCTATTACGAACGTAAGATCGACTGAGCGTTCTTCCAGAGCAGATTTGGCCCAGTGCCTGAATGCTTTTCAAATGGGTCAAATGTTTTTTGGTGCTGAATTTCCTAGTCAACCCGGAGACTACCATGTAGTTACCGACAAATTCCTTCGTCACTGTGCAG GTACGGATGGCATCAGGAATCCACCTCAGAATTTCAGTAGTAATTCCATTAATGAAATGGTTCGTCAGCTCAGTAGAGAGCTTCTCTGGATCGAAGCTAAAGACGTTTGGTGTTGTCACTTGGAGCCAGTTTGGGGTGATTTTCTTGGTGCTAGAGCCGTTGGTCAGAATCGGGCAGTTCCATTCCTGGATGCGTTTCCTCTTACGCTTTGGTTACACATGAAAGTGAAATCGTCACCTGATGTTGAAGCTCCTCCCACTGCAGATATTCATGGACTTGCTTATATCAGCAATTTAGTTAGCGTACAAATTAATCATTATCAATACCTGTTCCTGTTGAGACTGGCTGAGATTGTGTCCGAAATGGCAACGTTTTTAGCAGTCGATTCAAATAAGATATTAAAAGTAGAGTCGGGAGGATCGTTAGTTATTGGCGCGCTGATACCGCAACTAGAGGTTACTTTCGTAATGCCGTCACAAACACctggaaaagaaaactctGGGGGAGATTTGGAATCCGTTGTTCCCGACTCATCCAGTATAGCGGATGATCTCGGCGGATCTGGTCCGTGGCAGAATAGCGCTGTGAATCATAGAGTGGATTTTAGCGCTAAACGAATGAACACGTCGAATGATGTGGAAACTCCGCAAAGCGAAGTCTCCTCATCTTTATCCATGGACTTTCCACGAACTGATATTGTCACGCAACCTGTAGTTACCTTTAAACAAAATGGTACTGAATCTATCAAGCCTCATTCCGTACCCATTGCACAACAACTTATATCAATTGAAGCCCAACCAATAGCTACGAGTTTCCGAGTTCACGATCGTCGGAAAACCGAGGCGCAGACCGAACAGCCACTGCCTAAACCCATACTAATCGCTTCTACCCCACCATTTATGCCAAATAATTTTAATGCTGGATTCTCATCGATGAAAAAAGGATTCAGCAATTTAATGACTTCAATTGATTCTGCCCTGAAACCTTCACCAGAAGATGGAAGTAGCGACACAGTTTCAATGCGAAGTGATGTCAGTTCGGATAGTGAAAACTATGTTGTTGTTAGCTTAGAGGAACAGGAAAGGCTCGACGCGGCGTTTGCCGTGGACAATACAATTCGAATCACTACCGTTGAAGAAGCAAGTGAAGTCGTAGAGGAAACTCCGGATACGCAGAGTGAACGTTCCATGGATAGTGTATGCAGAAGAAGAGATCTG GTCTCCATTGCCACGTTCAAACTTTCAAAAGTAGAATTTATCCAGCAGTCATCTGGTTTCGCGTCGGCAATCAAAGTTCAAGTGTTGAATGTAGGTAGCGAGGAATGCCCGTCGATACCATGGGATGAATTTCAG GCCAAGAGAAAG ACCAAGTTCAGCTCTCGGTCTCGGGGATGGATTGAATTACCCTGTGATTCTGACTGTAGATCACGTATAAAAGTTCGATTGGAACacggtttgaaaaataaagaagactaTCGCAGACTTTCACGAGCCAGTCAAAGTACCAGCGGAAGCAGCAGACGATCCTCAAAGGATCGAAATGCACCTTTGGAACCTCAAGTATCTAGTGACAATATAGATATGCAGGACAAAGCAAACGTGATGGCATTGTTCGAAGATAGATTAGAAGTTAAAGTGGCGGATGTTCCACTGACGTTATCCATGAGCTCAGTTACTGGCCTGACTGACTTGGCAGAGGACGAAGTTATACCAAAGCCAATATCCATGCAG ATATACTTGGAAAATATCTCGTTGCATCTAAACGAAGATCGTCCACCAAATAACATAACATCACCTGGACCGATTCCAATAGATTTGGATATCTCTAGACTGAGAATCTCGCGGGACATCAGTGGAGTCTTCCATATTGAACCTATTG TTGGTACTCTAGTGGAAAGCAGCTCGGCAGCTACGATATCGAATGGGAATATTCAAAGCGCCAAAGAGATAGAAACCGAATCGGAGTTGACCAGTTTGCGGCAATTCACCCAACAACTTAAGTCTGATAATGAAGAATTGAAGCGTAGACTGGCTATGTTCGAGCGCTTATCCGCAGAAAATTCCAAATTGCGTCGTACCAAAGAAGAATCAGAAGTTTTGCGTTCATGTCTGAATGCTGCCCAAGAAGACGTCAGCGTTTTGCTGGAAGAAAAAAGACGTCTTCAAGAAACAGTGAGGGATCTCCAAAGTCAACTCGACCAAGGAACAGCTGGAAACAGTAACAGAACATCCTGGTCCATCAAAAGATAG
- the LOC124222242 gene encoding bridge-like lipid transfer protein family member 3B isoform X2: protein MVSIIKNQLLKHLSRFTKNLSADKINLSTFKGEGELTNLELDEIVLTDLLELPSWLRLTSAWCNRVTFRIQWTKLKSVPIFLSLDEVHIEVETCEDLRSMSTPQGLSSYAGPAKYSFIHKVIDGMTVAVNTVSVTFKSPAFIASVQMSRIMVESKSPEWQRCDLRMTRLKDPDRGQLLIFKELEWQTVRIEACSTKDKELTPLRLLTNQARCRITIKKRISDCFVMGCRLVVILDDLLWVLTDSQLKAALHFLDSLGGLVEKATVLERKTKAARKLEVLPEYQAQISQQSRTKTQAHTAISRLFTRFDVVETSYHFLSQRIDLHLCDDPGPGRSSYPELSDGGALQVSLVKFQIDYYPYHLAMADRKHWAKYREGATPHSQWLQQSLNAFRSQFMDLIDSTRTQHSPLTRSQANVTGNSAKGSSDNLEKSAQQQSQSASVQEQKKTLNQPSGNPVKNYVLEQLAKLMTTCVIIRIDDFTLYKVTTSARKPVPKEFIAAQTRKRHTAGDRDRFCFPEDVTILHAEFTYYYYPGDIPFPLPPPKFYVQLNPVQINFDTSSCLWFNSFALNLHHSLINRSEEAPPASPNLMYFDVKIEAILPRVIFESQQDHPNQRDRPKSLHIQTSRASITNVRSTERSSRADLAQCLNAFQMGQMFFGAEFPSQPGDYHVVTDKFLRHCAGTDGIRNPPQNFSSNSINEMVRQLSRELLWIEAKDVWCCHLEPVWGDFLGARAVGQNRAVPFLDAFPLTLWLHMKVKSSPDVEAPPTADIHGLAYISNLVSVQINHYQYLFLLRLAEIVSEMATFLAVDSNKILKVESGGSLVIGALIPQLEVTFVMPSQTPGKENSGGDLESVVPDSSSIADDLGGSGPWQNSAVNHRVDFSAKRMNTSNDVETPQSEVSSSLSMDFPRTDIVTQPVVTFKQNGTESIKPHSVPIAQQLISIEAQPIATSFRVHDRRKTEAQTEQPLPKPILIASTPPFMPNNFNAGFSSMKKGFSNLMTSIDSALKPSPEDGSSDTVSMRSDVSSDSENYVVVSLEEQERLDAAFAVDNTIRITTVEEASEVVEETPDTQSERSMDSVCRRRDLVSIATFKLSKVEFIQQSSGFASAIKVQVLNVGSEECPSIPWDEFQTKFSSRSRGWIELPCDSDCRSRIKVRLEHGLKNKEDYRRLSRASQSTSGSSRRSSKDRNAPLEPQVSSDNIDMQDKANVMALFEDRLEVKVADVPLTLSMSSVTGLTDLAEDEVIPKPISMQIYLENISLHLNEDRPPNNITSPGPIPIDLDISRLRISRDISGVFHIEPIVGTLVESSSAATISNGNIQSAKEIETESELTSLRQFTQQLKSDNEELKRRLAMFERLSAENSKLRRTKEESEVLRSCLNAAQEDVSVLLEEKRRLQETVRDLQSQLDQGTAGNSNRTSWSIKR, encoded by the exons ATGGTGTCAATAATTAAAAACCAGTTGTTGAAACACCTGTCGAG GTTCACCAAGAATTTATCCGCCGATAAAATTAATCTGAGCACGTTCAAGGGTGAGGGAGAACTCACTAACTTGGAACTCGATGAAATTGTACTAACAGACCTACTGGAGCTGCCTTCTTGGTTGCGACTCACAAGCGCCTGGTGCAATAGAGTCACTTTTAGAATACAATGGACCAAGCTCAAAAGTGTTCCTATATTCTTG AGCTTGGACGAGGTTCATATCGAAGTAGAGACATGCGAGGACTTGAGGAGCATGTCAACGCCTCAAGGATTATCTTCCTATGCAGGACCTGCAAAGTATTCCTTTATTCACAAGGTGATCGATGGAATGACTGTTGCTGTTAATACAGTTTCTGTCACTTTCAAAAGCCCAGCGTTTATTGCCTCTGTTCAG ATGTCTCGTATCATGGTGGAGTCTAAATCTCCAGAGTGGCAGCGATGCGATCTCAGAATGACACGCCTGAAAGATCCTGATAGAGGACAATTACTCATATTTAAGGAACTGGAATGGCAGACTGTTAGGATAGAGGCTTGTAGTACTAAAGATAAAGAACTAACACCACTGCGGCTGCTTACCAATCAAGCTAGGTGTCGAATAACTATTAAAAAGAGAATATCTG ATTGTTTTGTAATGGGATGTAGGCTGGTTGTTATACTTGATGATCTTTTGTGGGTTTTAACGGATTCCCAATTGAAAGCGGCGCTCCACTTTCTTGACTCTCTTGGTGGACTTGTTGAAAAGGCTACTGTGTTGGAGAGAAAGACGAAAGCTGCTAGAAAGCTAGAG GTTTTGCCAGAGTATCAAGCACAAATTTCTCAGCAATCCAGGACAAAGACTCAAGCCCATACTGCAATATCTAGACTTTTCACAAGATTTGACGTTGTCGAAACCTCCTATCACTTTCTATCTCAGAGAATTGACTTACATTTATGCGACGATCCAGGGC CTGGCAGATCTTCATATCCAGAGCTCAGCGATGGTGGTGCACTCCAAGTATCTTTGGTCAAGTTTCAAATCGATTATTATCCGTATCATCTGGCTATGGCGGACAGGAAACATTGGGCCAAGTACAGGGAAGGGGCAACGCCGCACAGCCAGTGGCTGCAGCAGTCTTTAAATGCCTTTCGCAGCCAGTTTATGGATCTCATTGACTCGACAAGGACGCAGCATTCACCTCTGACTAGGAGTCAAGCCAATGTTACAG GTAACTCCGCTAAGGGCAGTTCGGATAATCTTGAAAAAAGTGCCCAACAACAATCGCAATCTGCCAGTGTCCAGGAACAAAAAAAGACTTTGAATCAACCCAGTGGTAATCCAGTGAAAAATTATGTGCTGGAACAATTGGCCAAGCTTATGACAACTTGTGTGATCATTAGAATAGACGATTTTACGCTTTATAAGGTGACAACGTCTGCTCGGAAACCTGTGCCAAAAGAATTCATCGCAG CTCAAACAAGGAAGAGGCATACTGCag gGGATCGAGACCGATTTTGCTTTCCGGAGGACGTGACTATTCTACATGCGGAATTCACCTACTACTACTATCCAGGAGACATACCATTTCCAC TGCCACCACCGAAATTTTACGTACAACTTAATCCTGTTCAAATTAACTTTGATACTTCTTCCTGTTTGTGGTTCAACTCGTTTGCTTTAAATCTACATCATTCTCTGATAAACAGAAGCGAAGAAGCTCCTCCTGCTTCACCCAACTtgatgtactttgacgttaaaaTAGAAGCAATCCTTCCCAGG GTTATATTTGAAAGTCAACAAGACCACCCAAATCAAAGAGATCGTCCTAAGTCTCTTCATATCCAAACATCCAGAGCATCTATTACGAACGTAAGATCGACTGAGCGTTCTTCCAGAGCAGATTTGGCCCAGTGCCTGAATGCTTTTCAAATGGGTCAAATGTTTTTTGGTGCTGAATTTCCTAGTCAACCCGGAGACTACCATGTAGTTACCGACAAATTCCTTCGTCACTGTGCAG GTACGGATGGCATCAGGAATCCACCTCAGAATTTCAGTAGTAATTCCATTAATGAAATGGTTCGTCAGCTCAGTAGAGAGCTTCTCTGGATCGAAGCTAAAGACGTTTGGTGTTGTCACTTGGAGCCAGTTTGGGGTGATTTTCTTGGTGCTAGAGCCGTTGGTCAGAATCGGGCAGTTCCATTCCTGGATGCGTTTCCTCTTACGCTTTGGTTACACATGAAAGTGAAATCGTCACCTGATGTTGAAGCTCCTCCCACTGCAGATATTCATGGACTTGCTTATATCAGCAATTTAGTTAGCGTACAAATTAATCATTATCAATACCTGTTCCTGTTGAGACTGGCTGAGATTGTGTCCGAAATGGCAACGTTTTTAGCAGTCGATTCAAATAAGATATTAAAAGTAGAGTCGGGAGGATCGTTAGTTATTGGCGCGCTGATACCGCAACTAGAGGTTACTTTCGTAATGCCGTCACAAACACctggaaaagaaaactctGGGGGAGATTTGGAATCCGTTGTTCCCGACTCATCCAGTATAGCGGATGATCTCGGCGGATCTGGTCCGTGGCAGAATAGCGCTGTGAATCATAGAGTGGATTTTAGCGCTAAACGAATGAACACGTCGAATGATGTGGAAACTCCGCAAAGCGAAGTCTCCTCATCTTTATCCATGGACTTTCCACGAACTGATATTGTCACGCAACCTGTAGTTACCTTTAAACAAAATGGTACTGAATCTATCAAGCCTCATTCCGTACCCATTGCACAACAACTTATATCAATTGAAGCCCAACCAATAGCTACGAGTTTCCGAGTTCACGATCGTCGGAAAACCGAGGCGCAGACCGAACAGCCACTGCCTAAACCCATACTAATCGCTTCTACCCCACCATTTATGCCAAATAATTTTAATGCTGGATTCTCATCGATGAAAAAAGGATTCAGCAATTTAATGACTTCAATTGATTCTGCCCTGAAACCTTCACCAGAAGATGGAAGTAGCGACACAGTTTCAATGCGAAGTGATGTCAGTTCGGATAGTGAAAACTATGTTGTTGTTAGCTTAGAGGAACAGGAAAGGCTCGACGCGGCGTTTGCCGTGGACAATACAATTCGAATCACTACCGTTGAAGAAGCAAGTGAAGTCGTAGAGGAAACTCCGGATACGCAGAGTGAACGTTCCATGGATAGTGTATGCAGAAGAAGAGATCTG GTCTCCATTGCCACGTTCAAACTTTCAAAAGTAGAATTTATCCAGCAGTCATCTGGTTTCGCGTCGGCAATCAAAGTTCAAGTGTTGAATGTAGGTAGCGAGGAATGCCCGTCGATACCATGGGATGAATTTCAG ACCAAGTTCAGCTCTCGGTCTCGGGGATGGATTGAATTACCCTGTGATTCTGACTGTAGATCACGTATAAAAGTTCGATTGGAACacggtttgaaaaataaagaagactaTCGCAGACTTTCACGAGCCAGTCAAAGTACCAGCGGAAGCAGCAGACGATCCTCAAAGGATCGAAATGCACCTTTGGAACCTCAAGTATCTAGTGACAATATAGATATGCAGGACAAAGCAAACGTGATGGCATTGTTCGAAGATAGATTAGAAGTTAAAGTGGCGGATGTTCCACTGACGTTATCCATGAGCTCAGTTACTGGCCTGACTGACTTGGCAGAGGACGAAGTTATACCAAAGCCAATATCCATGCAG ATATACTTGGAAAATATCTCGTTGCATCTAAACGAAGATCGTCCACCAAATAACATAACATCACCTGGACCGATTCCAATAGATTTGGATATCTCTAGACTGAGAATCTCGCGGGACATCAGTGGAGTCTTCCATATTGAACCTATTG TTGGTACTCTAGTGGAAAGCAGCTCGGCAGCTACGATATCGAATGGGAATATTCAAAGCGCCAAAGAGATAGAAACCGAATCGGAGTTGACCAGTTTGCGGCAATTCACCCAACAACTTAAGTCTGATAATGAAGAATTGAAGCGTAGACTGGCTATGTTCGAGCGCTTATCCGCAGAAAATTCCAAATTGCGTCGTACCAAAGAAGAATCAGAAGTTTTGCGTTCATGTCTGAATGCTGCCCAAGAAGACGTCAGCGTTTTGCTGGAAGAAAAAAGACGTCTTCAAGAAACAGTGAGGGATCTCCAAAGTCAACTCGACCAAGGAACAGCTGGAAACAGTAACAGAACATCCTGGTCCATCAAAAGATAG